A region of the Bacteroidota bacterium genome:
ATCCGGAAAGGTAGCCAATATCCAACAACAATTAATTGAAAAACAAACACTTTTCCTTTGCGTAAAAAAAACATAAACACAAATCAATAAAATTCCAAAAAAAAAACATATCTTTACAGCTTATTTTTTTCAAACATAAACATACAATAAAATGAATTTTGAATATACAGAAGAACAATTGATGATTCAACAAGCTGCAAAAGATTTTGCAGAACGTGAACTTTTAGATGATATTATTGAAAGGGATACTAAAGCCATATATCCTACAGAACATGTAAAAAAACTTGCAGAACTTGGTTTTTTAGGAATGCTTGCCGACCCAAAATATGATGGTGGCGGAATGGATACCGTCTCTTATGTTTTAGCAGTAGAAGAAATTTCAAAAATTGACTCATCTGTTGCAGTAATAATGTCCGTAAATAATTCTCTTGTTAATTATGGAATAGAAAAATACGGAACAGAAGAACAAAAAGAAAAATATTTAAAACCATTAGCAAGAGGTGAAATTACCGGAGCATTTCTTTTATCAGAACCGGAAGCAGGCTCAGATGCCACACATCAAAGAACAACAGCAGAAGATAAAGGTGACTATTACCTTTTGAACGGAACAAAAAACTGGATTACAAATGCAGATTCTGCATCAACATACATTGTGATTGCACACACTCATCCTGAAAAAAAACACAGAGGAATAAACGCATTTATAATTGAAAAAGATACTCCCGGAATTTCACTAGGACCTCATGAAGATAAAATGGGAATGAGAAGTTCAGATACACATTCTGTGATGTTTACTGACGTAAAAGTGCCAAAGGAAAACAGAATTGGGGAAGATGGATTTGGATTTAAATTCGCAATGAAAACACTTGAAGGTGGTAGAATTGGAATAGCATCACAAGCTCTTGGAATAGCCTCAGGTGCATTTGAAAGAGCTCTTCAGTATTCAAAAGAACGAAAAGCTTTTGGTACAGAGATTTGTAACCATCAGCATATTGCTTTCACTTTATCAGACATGGCAGTAAAAATAGAAAATGCTAGAAATCTTTGCATAAAAGCTGCATGGTACAAAGATCAAGGAAAACCTTATGGAGTTATGAGTGCTATGGCAAAACAATATGCTGCCGATATTGCAATGGAAGTAACAACAGAAGCAGTACAAATTCACGGTGGATATGGATACGTAAAAGAATATCACGTTGAAAGACTTATGCGTGAAGCAAAATTAACTCAAATTTATGAAGGTACATCTGAAGTGCAAAAAATTGTAATATCACGTGCTTTACTAAGAGATTAATTTTTTAAACTGTTTTTAATATTTTATATTCAATT
Encoded here:
- a CDS encoding acyl-CoA dehydrogenase family protein, with protein sequence MNFEYTEEQLMIQQAAKDFAERELLDDIIERDTKAIYPTEHVKKLAELGFLGMLADPKYDGGGMDTVSYVLAVEEISKIDSSVAVIMSVNNSLVNYGIEKYGTEEQKEKYLKPLARGEITGAFLLSEPEAGSDATHQRTTAEDKGDYYLLNGTKNWITNADSASTYIVIAHTHPEKKHRGINAFIIEKDTPGISLGPHEDKMGMRSSDTHSVMFTDVKVPKENRIGEDGFGFKFAMKTLEGGRIGIASQALGIASGAFERALQYSKERKAFGTEICNHQHIAFTLSDMAVKIENARNLCIKAAWYKDQGKPYGVMSAMAKQYAADIAMEVTTEAVQIHGGYGYVKEYHVERLMREAKLTQIYEGTSEVQKIVISRALLRD